The genomic stretch TCGCCGCGGATCGTCGTTGGCCAGCACGTCGTCGGTCTGGCGGGTACGGAAGGCGTCGAGTGCGTCGCCGATCGCCGGCTGGTCGTTCGCCAGCAGCGCTGCGGCGAACAGCGCCGCGTTGGCCGCGCCGGCGTTGCCGATGGCGAACGTGGCAACGGGAATGCCCGCCGGCATCTGCACGATCGACAACAGCGAATCCATGCCGTTGAGTGCCTTGCTCTGCACCGGAACGCCGAGCACCGGAACCGCCGTCTTCGACGCGAGCATGCCCGGCAGGTGCGCCGCGCCGCCGGCGCCGGCGATGATAGCGCGCAGGCCGCGCGCCTTCGCCGTCGCGGCATAGTCGAACAGCACGTCCGGCGTGCGATGCGCCGAGACGACGCGGACCTCGTGCGGGACGCCCAGGGCCTCCAGCTTCGCCGCGGCATGCTGCATCGTCTCCCAGTCGGAGCGCGACCCCATCACGATGCCGACCAGCGGCGCTTGTTGTCCTGACATGGTCCTAAGGCCCTGTGCAAAGACGTATTCTAACCCCCTGTTCGATTCCCCCGGCACCGCATCCATGGACCGCAAGCTGCTCGACCTGCTCGTCTGCCCCACCACGCGCCAGCCGTTGCAACTCCTGGACGGCCGGGGCCTCACGGCGCTGAACGCCGCGATCGAGGGCGGCGGCCTGCAACGCGCCGACGGCAGCGCCCAGACCGACACGCTGCACGAGGCGCTCGTCACGCGGGATCGCAAGACCGTCTACCGCGTCGACGACGGCATCCCGGTGCTGCTGGCCGAAGAGGCCATCGCGACCGCGCAGATTCCGGCCTTCCCGGGGGCATGAGCACCCTCGCGCCGCCGCCGGCGGAAGTCGTCGAGCGCGACGTCGCGCTTGCACTGGCCGAAGACCTGGGCGATGGCGACGTCACCTCGGCGCTGCTGCCGGACGTCGCGGACGACGCCTACCTGCTGTGCAAGGAAGACGCGGTTGTCTGCGGCCGCCCGTGGTTCGACGCCTGCCATCGCGCGCTCGATCCGCAGGTGCAAATCGACTGGCGCGTGGCCGAAGGCGATCGGGTGAAGGCCGGCACGGTGCTGGTGACGCTGCACGGCCGGGCGCGTGCGCTGGTGAGCGCCGAGCGCGCATCGCTCAACTTCATGCAGACGCTGTCGGCGACGGCGACGACGACCGCTGCCTACGTCGATGCGGTGCGCGGCACGGCCGCGAAGATCCTCGACACGCGCAAGACCCTTCCCGGGCTGCGCCAGGCACAGAAGTACGCCGTGCGCGTCGGCGGTGGCGTCAATCACCGCATCGGCCTGTTCGACGCGGTGATGCTCAAGGAAAACCACGTGCGTGCCGCCGGCTCGATCACCGCCGCGATCCGCGCCGCGCGCACGATGCATCCGTCGCTGCCGCTGATCGTGGAAGTCGAATCGATCGCGCAACTGCGCGAAGCGCTGCAGGAAGGCTGCGATCGCATCCTCATCGACGACTTCGACGAGTCGATGCGCCGCGAAGCGGTGCGCATCGCGCACGAGTTGCCCGTCGAGCGGCGCATCCCGCTGGAAGTGTCCGGCGGGGTCGACATGCAGACGCTGCGGTCCATCGCCGAGGACGGCGTGGATTGCATTTCGATCGGCGGACTGACCAAGCACGTCCGCGCGATCGACCTGTCGCTGAAGCTCGGACCGCCGCCCGCCTGAGGCGGCGCATCCCGGCGCCGTTACGGCATCAACACGACCGCGGCGGCACCGGCCGCCGCCAGAACGAGCACCAGCGCGACCCACGGCCACGCCGAACGCTTGCGCTTGTCGGGGGCCTTGCGCATCGAGGTCGGCACGACCTGCACCGGTTCGGCGACCGACGTCCCGGCCACACGGAAACGCAGCACGTCGAAGGCGAGCTCGTCGCCGACCTTCGCCTCGCCGCGCAGGATGCGCTTGCCGTTGAGGAACGTGCCGTTGCTGGAACCCAGGTCTTCGACCTGGACGCCGTTGTCGGTGGGAATCAGCCGTGCATGCGCGCGCGACAGCCCCGGCGCATCGAAGCGCAGGTTGCAGTCCGGGCCGCGCCCGATGGTCAGCACGCCGACCAGCGCGTCGCTGCGGCTGCCCAGTTCCGCCGACACGCTGCGCAGGAAGAAGCGCGGCAACACCGGCCGCACGGCGGTGACGCCGGGGTCGTCGTTGGCGGACATGAGATCCGGCCCCGGCACAGACTGGCGCGCGACTACCGGCGGCGGACCAAGCGCGGCGAGCTTGGCCTGCACCTGATCGAAACCGACGCTGTCGCCCGGACGCAGGGCGATGAGGCCCTGCACCTGCCGGCCGTTCACGCTGACCGCCGTGCCGGCGGGGACGTCGAGCATCACGCCCTGCGCGGTGACGTGCAGCTGGCAGTGCTGCGGCAGCACGCCCGGGCGGTCGATGACGATGGTGGATTCGGGGTCGGAACCGACCCGGTTGACGCCGTGGCCAAGCAATACCTGTGGGTGTTCGCCACCCGGAAAGACGAGTTTCAAGCGGGATCTGCCCCCTGCAGCGGTTCCCTTCGTTCGATTGAGCCCGACGGGCCTTTTGACGGCGTCCCGACCTTGCGGGCAACACGGCGCGTCGCCACAGTAACGGCATGACTCTACTGATCTTGATGATCGTCGCTGCGATGGCGTTCGCATTCTGGAGCGCAAGCCGCGCCGCCGCCGAACGCGCCGAGGCCGTCGGACGCGATGCATGCCGCGCTGCCGGCGTGCAGTGGCTGGACCAGAGCGTGCACGCGATCGGCCTGCGCCCGTACCGCCAGGAGAGCGGCTGGCTCGGCTTCGAGCGCACGTTCCGCTTCGACTATTCGATCAACGGCGAAGACCGGCACGTCGGCAAGCTGGTGCTGCGCGGCGATCGGCTGGTGGCGTTTACCGGACCGGTGACACGGGAGCCGTCGGCGTTGCATTGAGCCGTCGTCGGCTCTTGTAGTCCGGGTCAGCGAAGCGCGCCGGGGTTGCGGGCGTCTATCCCGGGTGCGCTTCGCTTACCCGGGCTACAAACGCCCAACGGGCTGATGCGCGATCGACCTGGATCCGGGCCTGTGTCGGGGTGACGCATCGGCAAAGCGCTCGCTTCGCGAGCGCGAACAATCACCTGGATCCCGGCCTGCGCCTGGACGACGCATCGGTAAGGGCGCTCGCTTCGCGCGAGCGAACAATCACCTGGATCCCGGCCTGCGCCGGGATGACGCATCGGCAAGGCGCTCGCCTTGCGAGCGAACAATCACCTGGATCCCGGCCTGCGCCGGGATGACGCATCGGCAAAGGCGCTCGCTTCGCGAGCGCGCCGATGCGTCACTTCACGATGCGCAGGTGGGCGCCGCGGCGCGGCGTCGGCGTTTGCGGGCCCTGGTCGTCGCCGTCGGGCGACGGCTCGCTGGGCACGGCGCTCAGCGGACTGATGGGCGTCTCGTCGGCGAGTTCGACTTCCACTTCGCCTTCGTCCGCTGCGGCATGGATGTCCTCCGGCAACGCCATGCCCTGCCCGGTCTCGCGGGCGTAGATCGCCAGGACCGCCTGCACGGGCACGGTCACCGGGTAGCTCACGCCGCCGAAGCGGGCGCTGAAACGGATCGCGTCGTTGGCCATTTCCAGGCGCGACACGGCGCGCTCGGCGATGTTGAGCACGATCTTGCCGTCCTTCACCGCGTGGGTGGGGACCTGCACGCCATGGCGCGTGGCGTCGACCAGCAGATGCGGAGTCATGCCGTTGTCGGCGATCCACTCGTACAGCGCCCGCAGCAGGTACGGGCGATGGCTGGTCATCGGAGAATTGCTTTCCTGACTCATGGCCGGAGTGTAGCGCCGGGCGCTCGCCGACCGATACACGCAATGGTCAGGGCACACAGGCCGCCGGTCGCGAAAAAACGAACGGGCCCGAAGGCCCGTCGGTTCGCGCGGCACGTCGATGCGTTCAGGCCGGCATCTCGCGCAGCTTGCGTTCCTGGTCGGTCAGGCTGCGGGTGAAACCCGGGTTGCGGAAGATGCGGTTGCCGTAGTCCTCGATGGCCTTGCCGTCCTTCGGAAGCGGCACGCCCAGCGCGTCCAGGCGCCAGATGATCGGCGCCATCGCGCAGTCGGCCAGGCTCATTTCGGGATTCAGGAAGAACTTGCTCGCCTTGAACAGCGGGACCGACGCGGTCAGCAGTTCCTTCAGGCGTTTGCGGCCGGCTTCGGCCTGGGCCTTGTTGCCCAGCTGGATCGCCTGCACCTGCGGGACCCAGTCGTGTTCCAGGCGCAGCATCGCCAGGCGCAGGCGCGCGCGGGACAGCGGGTCGACCGGCATCAGCGGCGGGTGCGGATAGCGCTCGTCGAGGTACTCGCTGACCACGCTGGCCGCGTAGAGCACCAGGTCGCGCTCGACCAGGGTCGGCA from Lysobacter auxotrophicus encodes the following:
- a CDS encoding DUF3301 domain-containing protein, with translation MTLLILMIVAAMAFAFWSASRAAAERAEAVGRDACRAAGVQWLDQSVHAIGLRPYRQESGWLGFERTFRFDYSINGEDRHVGKLVLRGDRLVAFTGPVTREPSALH
- a CDS encoding glutathione S-transferase N-terminal domain-containing protein — its product is MAASPRMRNALTLFSSTDCVLCHRVRLVLAAKGVTYDLVAVDPQNPPEDLVDLNPYHSVPTLVERDLVLYAASVVSEYLDERYPHPPLMPVDPLSRARLRLAMLRLEHDWVPQVQAIQLGNKAQAEAGRKRLKELLTASVPLFKASKFFLNPEMSLADCAMAPIIWRLDALGVPLPKDGKAIEDYGNRIFRNPGFTRSLTDQERKLREMPA
- a CDS encoding FHA domain-containing protein; the encoded protein is MKLVFPGGEHPQVLLGHGVNRVGSDPESTIVIDRPGVLPQHCQLHVTAQGVMLDVPAGTAVSVNGRQVQGLIALRPGDSVGFDQVQAKLAALGPPPVVARQSVPGPDLMSANDDPGVTAVRPVLPRFFLRSVSAELGSRSDALVGVLTIGRGPDCNLRFDAPGLSRAHARLIPTDNGVQVEDLGSSNGTFLNGKRILRGEAKVGDELAFDVLRFRVAGTSVAEPVQVVPTSMRKAPDKRKRSAWPWVALVLVLAAAGAAAVVLMP
- a CDS encoding ClpXP protease specificity-enhancing factor is translated as MTSHRPYLLRALYEWIADNGMTPHLLVDATRHGVQVPTHAVKDGKIVLNIAERAVSRLEMANDAIRFSARFGGVSYPVTVPVQAVLAIYARETGQGMALPEDIHAAADEGEVEVELADETPISPLSAVPSEPSPDGDDQGPQTPTPRRGAHLRIVK
- the nadC gene encoding carboxylating nicotinate-nucleotide diphosphorylase; translation: MSTLAPPPAEVVERDVALALAEDLGDGDVTSALLPDVADDAYLLCKEDAVVCGRPWFDACHRALDPQVQIDWRVAEGDRVKAGTVLVTLHGRARALVSAERASLNFMQTLSATATTTAAYVDAVRGTAAKILDTRKTLPGLRQAQKYAVRVGGGVNHRIGLFDAVMLKENHVRAAGSITAAIRAARTMHPSLPLIVEVESIAQLREALQEGCDRILIDDFDESMRREAVRIAHELPVERRIPLEVSGGVDMQTLRSIAEDGVDCISIGGLTKHVRAIDLSLKLGPPPA
- the purE gene encoding 5-(carboxyamino)imidazole ribonucleotide mutase yields the protein MSGQQAPLVGIVMGSRSDWETMQHAAAKLEALGVPHEVRVVSAHRTPDVLFDYAATAKARGLRAIIAGAGGAAHLPGMLASKTAVPVLGVPVQSKALNGMDSLLSIVQMPAGIPVATFAIGNAGAANAALFAAALLANDQPAIGDALDAFRTRQTDDVLANDDPRR
- a CDS encoding Trm112 family protein — translated: MDRKLLDLLVCPTTRQPLQLLDGRGLTALNAAIEGGGLQRADGSAQTDTLHEALVTRDRKTVYRVDDGIPVLLAEEAIATAQIPAFPGA